One Panicum virgatum strain AP13 chromosome 3N, P.virgatum_v5, whole genome shotgun sequence DNA segment encodes these proteins:
- the LOC120665183 gene encoding protein MALE DISCOVERER 2-like: MGTCRRRVPAACFLFWFLMGFQLCASLNHEGAALLKFKEAVDADPYDALKSWDGVSMSPCSWFGVECSDDGRVMTLNLANLGLKGVLPPEMGKLMHMKSLLLRNNSFYGIIPIEIGDLRDIKMLDLGYNNFSGPVPSELQNIVSLEFLFLKGNRFSGGLSVGLHELARISETQDINWLNRVPTARFATMRFRRLLVSKQKDSEHPGRLSPLAPSPSEPISPSPASPPIEHTPSQENKNNHSPTIYASIGAAAGFLVVALSAVCFFYYSRRKTSTVVPLFAATSSRQLQITAMEGITLFRRSELETACEGFSNIIGTLPRFTLYKGTLSCGAEIAVVSTTVACAGSWSAIAETRYMNKVEALSKVNHKNLMNLVGYCEDEKPFVRMMVFEYVSNGSLFERLHVKEAEHLDWQSRLRIVMGVVYCLGYRHQQNAPVTLRNLNSSCIYLTEDNAAKVSDISFGVGKKEDEDEDDAPDEYNTVYKFALLLLETISGRRPYSEDDGLLVLWAHRYLNGVSPVMGMVDPTLNSVPEEHVRAFSELIRLCISEDRRQRPTMAELTKRMQEITGITQDQAIPRKSALWWAELEIITA; the protein is encoded by the exons ATGGGGACTTGTCGGAGGAGAGTCCCAGCGGCGTGTTTCTTGTTCTGGTTCTTGATGGGGTTTCAGCTGTGCGCATCTCTCAATCACGAAG GTGCTGCTCTGCTGAAGTTTAAGGAGGCGGTCGATGCGGACCCGTATGATGCTCTCAAGAGTTGGGATGGAGTGAGTATGAGCCCTTGTTCTTGGTTCGGTGTGGAGTGCTCTGATGATGGACGAGTCATGACCTT GAACTTAGCAAATCTTGGTCTAAAGGGTGTTTTACCTCCAGAGATGGGAAAGCTTATGCATATGAAATCACT CCTTCTGCGCAACAACTCGTTCTATGGAATCATACCTATAGAAATAGGAGACCTACGTGATATAAAGATGTTGGATCTGGGATATAATAATTTCAGTGGACCAGTTCCATCAGAGTTGCAAAACATTGTATCCCTAGAATTTCT GTTTCTTAAAGGCAACAGATTTTCTGGGGGTTTGTCAGTTGGATTACATGAGCTTGCAAGAATATCTGAAACTCAAGATATAAATTGGTTAAATAGGGTACCCACTGCAAGGTTTGCTACAATGAGATTCCGAAGGCTGTTAGTGAGCAAACAAAAAGATTCTGAGCATCCAGGAAGATTGTCTCCACTGGCACCATCTCCTTCTGAACCCATTTCACCCTCTCCTGCATCACCCCCCATAGAGCATACCCCAAGCCAAGAGAACAAGAACAACCATTCTCCAACAATATATGCATCGATTGGAGCAGCAGCTGGTTTTTTGGTGGTAGCCTTATCAGCTGTATGCTTCTTTTACTACTCCCGCAGGAAGACTAGCACTGTTGTACCCTTGTTTGCAGCCACTTCAAGCAGGCAATTACAGATAACTGCCATGGAAG GGATAACTTTATTCAGACGGTCCGAACTTGAAACAGCCTGTGAAGGTTTTAGCAACATAATTGGCACGCTACCTAGATTTACACTGTATAAAGGAACTCTCTCATGTGGAGCGGAAATAGCTGTGGTGTCTACAACGGTGGCTTGTGCAGGAAGTTGGTCCGCTATAGCTGAAACACGTTACATGAATAAG GTTGAAGCCTTATCAAAGGTAAACCATAAGAATCTTATGAACCTTGTGGGTTACTGTGAAGATGAAAAACCATTTGTCCGGATGATGGTGTTCGAGTATGTTTCAAATGGATCACTGTTCGAGCGCTTGCATG TTAAAGAAGCCGAGCACTTGGATTGGCAGTCACGCCTACGGATAGTTATGGGAGTAGTGTACTGTCTGGGCTACAGGCATCAGCAGAACGCTCCTGTAACTCTAAGGAATCTAAACAGTTCATGCATATACTTGACTGAAGACAATGCCGCAAAGGTTTCAGACATCAGCTTTGGCGTTGGCAagaaagaagatgaagatgaagatgatgctccTGATGAGTACAACACAGTGTATAAGTTCGCTCTGCTACTGCTTGAGACGATCTCTGGAAGGCGTCCATATTCTGAAGATGACGGCCTCCTTGTTCTATGGGCACACAGATATCTTAATGGTGTTAGCCCCGTGATGGGTATGGTCGACCCAACGCTAAATTCAGTCCCGGAAGAGCATGTCAGAGCATTCTCAGAGCTAATTCGTTTATGCATAAGCGAGGACCGAAGGCAGAGGCCGACAATGGCAGAGCTTACCAAGAGGATGCAGGAAATCACCGGGATCACTCAAGATCAGGCGATTCCGAGGAAAAGTGCTCTGTGGTGGGCTGAACTTGAAATCATTACAGCTTAG